The genomic interval GGTCGAGGACATCTCCAACACACTCGGCTGGAATTACCGCATGACCGAACTCGAGGCCGCGGTGGGCTGCGCGCAATTCCGCAAGCTCGACCGCCTGACCGCGCATCGGGTGAAGCTCGTGAACGCGCTGATCAAAGGGCTCCGCAAATTTCCCGGGCTGACCATGCCGGCCACGCTGCAGGGGGCCACGCACACCTATTTCGTGGTGCCGATCCGCTACGATGCCGCGATCGCGGGAATTCCGCGCGATCTGTTGATCAAGGCGCTCGCCGCGGAAGGTATTCCGTTCGGCCAGGGTTACGTGAAGCCGATTTACCTCATGCCGCATTACCGCCAGCTCCTCTGCCACGGCAGCCACGGGTGGCCCTTCGCGGCCATTCCGGCCTCCGAACGGCAGCAATACAAGAAGGGGCTTTGCCCGGTCACGGAAAAGCTGCACGAGGAAACGCTGATCCATACGAACCTTTGCTATTATCCCATGACGCTGGCGGATGCGGCCGACATCGTCGCGGCGTTCGAAAAAATCTTTGCCAACACGGAAAGTCTGCTTTCAGGAGCTCCGGCCGCGCCGGCAAAACCGAAACGGGCCAAGGTGGGTGTATGAAGACCGTGAAGATCGGCGCCAGGGAAGTCGGGGACGGGCAAAGCGTTTTCGTGATCGCTGAAGCCGGCTCTAATCACAACCGCGATTTCAACCAGGCCAAGAAGCTGATCGACGTGGCCGCCCAAGCCGGAGCGGACGCGGTGAAATTCCAGACCTTCAGCGCGGAAACGCTTTATTCCAAGAAAACGCCGTCCATGTCCTACCTCACGAAAGGCGGGCTTCTCAAGGAAGGTGAGACGGTTTTCGACCTTCTGAAGAAAAACGAGCTGCCCCGCGAATGGCAGAAAGATCTCGCAGCTTATTGCCGTGAGAAGGGCGTGATTTTTCTTTCCACGCCGTTTGATCTCAAGGCCGTGGACGAACTCGAAAAGCTGAACGTGCCCGCGTACAAGATCGCATCCTACGAAATCACGCACCTGCCGCTGCTCGAACACGCCGCGAAAACCGGCAAACCCATGATCGTTTCGACCGGTATGGCCGATCTCACGGACATCGAGCAGGCACTCGACGTGATTTATGCGACCGGAAACCGGCAGGTCATCCTGCTGCATTGCGCCATCAATTATCCGCCGAAATTCGAGGACGTGCATTTGCGCGCCATGAAAACCATGCGCGAGGCGTTCCAGGTGCCCGTGGGATTTTCGGATCATACGACCGGCATTGCCGTCGACCTCGCGGCCGCGGCGCTCGGCGCCTGCGCCATCGAAAAGCATTACACGACCGACCGCAAGCTTCCGGGCCCGGATCATCCGTTTGCCATCGAGCCGCAGGAACTCAAGGCCATGGTGCAGGGTATCCGCGAAGTCGAGAAGGCGCTCGGCAGTCCGGTGAAACGCCGCACGGCCGCGGAAGAGGAAATGTACAAGCTCGGCCGCCGCAGCCTCGTGGCCGCGCGTAAAATTTCCAAAGGCACGCAGATCACGCGCGAGATGATCGAGGTCAAGCGTCCGGGCTTCGGCATCCCGACCAAGGAAATGCACGCGATCGTGGGACGCACCGCAAAAGTCGACATCGACGAAGACGACATCCTTGTCTGGGACATGTTCTCGTGAGGCCTTCGTCCCGGCTTCGCAAGGCAGGGCCCCAAGACTGCCGCCGGCTCTGGCAATGGCGCAACGAGCCGGGCGTGCGAAAGGCGTCCTTCAACAGCCGCCCGATCCCTTTTTCCGAGCATTGCTTTTGGTATGCGAAAATTCTGAAATCGCCGGCCACGCGTCTTTTCATCGGTGAAGCCGGGGGCCAGGCCGTGGGCCAGGTCCGGATCAACCTGCTCGGCTACCATCTCGCGGAAGTCCATATCCACGTCAAAAAAAATCTCCGGGGAAGAGGCTTCGGAGCCCAGCTCCTGGCCGCGGGCTGCCGCTATACCTTCCGGTATTTGCGCGTCAAAAGAATCCTGGCCCACATCCGTCCGTCGAACAAGGCCTCGCTGAAACTCTTCCACGCCTGTGGCTTCCGATTCGCCGCCAATACCCGTCTCAAAGGCCAACCCGCGCAGAAACTCGTCCTCCGCAAACGATCCTCCAAAGCTTAACGGAACCCAAAAACACCAAAGGACTTAGGCTTGTCCGGACGGCGCTCTTCTGTTAAAATGGCCCGATTCTGTCATCCTCTCTAACCATCACAAAGCGAGGGCGTGTGGAAGGTAAATATTGGAAGGGCAAGAAAGTTCTGGTTACGGGGGCCGACGGGTTCATGGGCTCCCATCTTACGGAGCGTCTGGTCGAAGCCGGGGCCAAGGTCTCGGTGCTGGTGCGCGGGTCTTCGGTCAGCGGCACGTACAAGTACGAACTCAAAAACATCCCGCATCTCAAGAAAGACCTGCAGCACATTCTCGCCGTCAACATCAGCAGCTCGGACACGATTCCGCTGGTCGCCAAACTCTCGCCGTCGGTGATTTTTCATCTGGCCGCGGACGCCTACGTGCCGTATTCCTTTGATCATCCTTTCGAAGTCATGGCCACGAACCTGCACGGCACGCTGA from Verrucomicrobiia bacterium carries:
- a CDS encoding GNAT family N-acetyltransferase, whose product is MRPSSRLRKAGPQDCRRLWQWRNEPGVRKASFNSRPIPFSEHCFWYAKILKSPATRLFIGEAGGQAVGQVRINLLGYHLAEVHIHVKKNLRGRGFGAQLLAAGCRYTFRYLRVKRILAHIRPSNKASLKLFHACGFRFAANTRLKGQPAQKLVLRKRSSKA
- the neuB gene encoding N-acetylneuraminate synthase, which gives rise to MKTVKIGAREVGDGQSVFVIAEAGSNHNRDFNQAKKLIDVAAQAGADAVKFQTFSAETLYSKKTPSMSYLTKGGLLKEGETVFDLLKKNELPREWQKDLAAYCREKGVIFLSTPFDLKAVDELEKLNVPAYKIASYEITHLPLLEHAAKTGKPMIVSTGMADLTDIEQALDVIYATGNRQVILLHCAINYPPKFEDVHLRAMKTMREAFQVPVGFSDHTTGIAVDLAAAALGACAIEKHYTTDRKLPGPDHPFAIEPQELKAMVQGIREVEKALGSPVKRRTAAEEEMYKLGRRSLVAARKISKGTQITREMIEVKRPGFGIPTKEMHAIVGRTAKVDIDEDDILVWDMFS